One genomic segment of Acinetobacter oleivorans DR1 includes these proteins:
- the rpsT gene encoding 30S ribosomal protein S20: MANSAQAKKRARQNVTARKHNASLRSMVRTYIKRTLSAIAGGDHAVATEAYKKAVPVIDRMADKGIIHKNKAARHKSRLNAQVKALAN, from the coding sequence GTGGCAAACTCTGCTCAAGCTAAAAAACGTGCGCGTCAAAACGTTACTGCACGTAAACACAACGCAAGCTTGCGTTCTATGGTTCGTACATACATCAAACGTACTTTAAGTGCAATTGCTGGTGGTGATCATGCTGTTGCTACAGAAGCTTACAAAAAAGCTGTTCCTGTAATCGACCGTATGGCTGATAAAGGCATCATCCACAAAAATAAAGCTGCTCGTCATAAGAGCCGTTTAAATGCTCAAGTTAAAGCGTTAGCTAACTAA
- a CDS encoding Dyp-type peroxidase has product MRIQPVTSAPGENALFIVLGLAQGDSVIEKVKDFAANFSALTRSLSNRYPESKFNATLGFSSNAWDILFPEQAKPQELQPFQEIRGPKYTAVSTPGDLFFHIRADHQALCYELGNIINQQLGKVTYPIDEVHGFRYFDGRAIIGFVDGTENPEPVIAAQWALVGNEDPDFIGGSYAFIQKYTHDMEKWRSLTDEEQEKVIGRKKFNDVELGDDEKPLTAHNVVSKAHDAEGNELKIMRANMPFSNPSRNEYGTFFIGYSRKFSTTRQMLENMFLGNEDGNLDRLLDFSTAQTGTLFFVPTVDFLDDLGDE; this is encoded by the coding sequence ATGAGAATTCAGCCTGTAACGAGCGCTCCTGGTGAAAATGCATTATTTATTGTATTGGGACTGGCTCAAGGTGATTCTGTAATAGAAAAAGTAAAAGATTTTGCTGCTAATTTTTCAGCACTAACCAGAAGTCTATCTAACCGTTATCCAGAAAGTAAATTTAATGCTACGTTGGGTTTTAGTTCAAACGCATGGGATATTTTATTCCCAGAGCAAGCGAAGCCTCAAGAGTTACAACCATTTCAAGAAATTAGAGGCCCGAAATATACGGCTGTCTCAACTCCAGGTGATTTATTTTTTCATATTCGTGCCGATCATCAGGCTTTATGTTACGAGCTGGGCAATATAATTAATCAACAGCTTGGTAAAGTAACGTATCCAATTGATGAAGTTCATGGTTTTCGTTATTTTGACGGACGTGCAATTATTGGTTTTGTTGATGGGACTGAGAATCCAGAACCCGTTATTGCGGCGCAGTGGGCATTAGTGGGTAATGAAGATCCTGATTTTATCGGGGGAAGTTATGCTTTTATTCAAAAATATACACATGACATGGAGAAATGGCGTTCATTAACCGATGAAGAGCAAGAAAAAGTGATTGGGCGCAAAAAGTTTAATGATGTTGAACTCGGTGATGATGAAAAGCCTTTAACTGCTCATAATGTTGTAAGTAAAGCTCATGATGCAGAAGGCAATGAGCTTAAAATTATGCGAGCTAATATGCCTTTTTCAAATCCTTCTAGAAATGAATATGGCACATTCTTTATTGGTTACTCGCGTAAATTTAGTACAACCCGACAAATGCTTGAAAACATGTTTTTAGGTAATGAGGATGGTAATCTTGATCGGTTGCTTGACTTTAGTACTGCTCAGACTGGTACCTTGTTTTTTGTACCAACTGTCGATTTTCTCGATGATTTAGGCGATGAATAG
- a CDS encoding adenylate/guanylate cyclase domain-containing protein yields the protein MQLERFIDREPKQFAYFHRLMGYSILSLILVIYAFTSPNTNYQIYVPPFFLFLLFISSKLEHWLQYQFDKKTQKSVFFAIDAIVVAVTLAGLHLNLVPTFIAVFALFYSAINSRISFAVICLTSLLGAIIFYLSTFFLFGFYTYFEPTSQELTVITLLGLVMFITIGNYYQHRWVKKISQQRQHYYDQMTRYIAFANQLSRYAPLQLWQSIMRGEAEAKIEYKRKKMTVFFSDIQGFTELSETLIPDDLAFLLNDYLSHMTEIAKQYEATVDKFMGDAILIFFGDPNSQGVEQDAKACVEMAIAMRQQMKLLRERWKKMGYSALHIRMGISTGYCHVGNYGATHRMAYTIVGRDVNLAARLQYAAEIDEILISDDTYQLIKSDFLCAPKTPIYLKGIQGAVKTWQVMEKYTGNKSDHQQWFDYEYKGFHLVLNLEEVQNYEYPELVEVLEKMIQRLKVQQTLINTQGIARLRLEDEVKPIEIDQQDQV from the coding sequence GTGCAATTAGAGAGGTTTATCGATAGAGAGCCTAAGCAGTTTGCATATTTTCATCGTTTGATGGGATATTCAATTCTGTCCTTAATTTTAGTGATCTATGCTTTTACCTCACCTAATACAAATTATCAGATCTACGTTCCTCCTTTTTTTCTCTTTTTACTTTTTATTAGTTCGAAGTTAGAACATTGGCTTCAATACCAATTCGATAAGAAAACTCAAAAAAGTGTCTTTTTTGCAATTGATGCAATTGTTGTAGCGGTTACCTTGGCAGGGTTGCATCTTAATTTAGTCCCTACATTTATTGCGGTATTTGCATTATTTTATTCTGCAATTAATAGTCGTATTTCTTTCGCAGTTATTTGTTTGACGAGCCTGCTAGGCGCGATTATTTTTTATTTAAGTACTTTTTTCCTATTCGGTTTTTATACATATTTTGAACCTACTAGCCAAGAGTTAACTGTAATTACACTCTTGGGTTTGGTCATGTTTATTACCATTGGAAATTACTACCAACATCGTTGGGTTAAAAAAATCAGTCAGCAGCGTCAACATTACTATGACCAAATGACCCGCTATATTGCTTTTGCTAATCAGTTAAGCCGATATGCACCACTACAGTTGTGGCAATCTATCATGCGCGGTGAGGCAGAAGCAAAAATTGAATATAAACGAAAAAAAATGACTGTATTTTTTTCTGATATTCAGGGTTTTACAGAATTATCAGAAACTTTAATTCCTGACGATTTGGCATTTTTGCTTAATGACTATTTAAGCCATATGACGGAAATTGCCAAGCAGTATGAAGCTACGGTCGACAAATTTATGGGGGATGCCATCCTCATATTTTTTGGTGATCCGAATTCTCAGGGTGTAGAGCAAGATGCAAAAGCCTGTGTAGAAATGGCAATCGCTATGCGTCAGCAAATGAAATTGCTGCGTGAGCGTTGGAAAAAAATGGGCTACTCAGCCTTACATATTCGCATGGGAATTAGTACTGGTTACTGCCACGTAGGGAACTATGGGGCAACACATCGTATGGCTTATACTATTGTAGGTCGTGATGTGAATTTGGCAGCTCGTTTACAATACGCTGCTGAAATAGATGAAATTTTAATTTCAGATGATACTTATCAATTAATTAAAAGTGATTTTCTTTGTGCTCCAAAAACACCAATTTACTTAAAAGGTATTCAAGGTGCTGTGAAGACATGGCAAGTAATGGAGAAATATACAGGGAATAAGTCAGATCATCAGCAATGGTTCGACTATGAATATAAAGGCTTCCATTTAGTCCTTAATTTAGAAGAAGTACAAAACTATGAGTACCCTGAATTAGTAGAAGTACTTGAGAAAATGATTCAACGACTTAAAGTTCAACAAACTTTAATTAATACTCAAGGTATTGCACGTTTAAGACTTGAAGATGAAGTTAAGCCTATTGAAATTGATCAGCAAGATCAGGTGTAA
- a CDS encoding 3'(2'),5'-bisphosphate nucleotidase CysQ family protein, whose translation MFITTTRPQDTLINQLLPVLEQASQILLQEYQNYSAGYEFTIHEKQDDSPVTQADLKVNLFLLKHLAEITPDLPVLSEESDYSARHDWSTCWMLDPLDGTKEFIHERDEFTINLSLIKGKETIFSVIAVPCEQVVYLGYLQDLPFKYSFTQKQWYQYQITSPSLDVPIQIGLSHGSKNPKYQRFIQPIEKEHNIIRREAGSAYKFCMMLEGEIDIYPRFHPTSEWDTSSGQGLLESIGGGLLTLDGKPFEYNQRHTVLNKGFIAFRDQESKKIAFEALAQSGVID comes from the coding sequence ATGTTTATAACAACTACGCGCCCACAAGATACTTTGATTAATCAGCTTCTTCCAGTCTTGGAACAAGCGAGCCAGATCCTATTACAAGAATATCAAAATTATTCTGCGGGTTATGAGTTTACTATTCATGAAAAACAAGATGATTCACCTGTAACTCAAGCAGATTTAAAAGTGAATCTTTTCTTATTAAAGCACTTGGCAGAGATTACCCCAGACTTGCCTGTTTTGTCTGAAGAAAGCGATTATAGTGCTCGCCATGACTGGTCTACGTGTTGGATGTTAGATCCGCTTGATGGAACTAAAGAGTTTATTCATGAGCGTGATGAATTCACGATTAACCTAAGCTTGATTAAAGGTAAAGAGACAATCTTTTCAGTTATTGCGGTGCCATGTGAACAAGTCGTGTATTTAGGATATCTGCAAGATTTACCTTTTAAATATAGCTTTACTCAAAAGCAGTGGTATCAATATCAGATAACTTCGCCTTCGCTAGATGTACCTATACAAATAGGACTTAGTCATGGCAGTAAAAATCCGAAATATCAAAGATTTATTCAGCCTATCGAAAAAGAACATAACATTATTAGAAGAGAAGCAGGAAGTGCCTATAAATTTTGCATGATGTTGGAAGGTGAAATAGATATTTACCCGCGATTCCATCCAACTTCTGAATGGGACACAAGTTCTGGTCAAGGGTTGTTGGAAAGTATAGGTGGTGGTTTACTTACTCTTGATGGAAAACCTTTTGAATATAACCAGAGACACACGGTTTTAAATAAGGGCTTTATCGCATTTCGTGATCAAGAAAGCAAAAAAATAGCATTTGAAGCATTAGCCCAATCAGGTGTTATAGATTGA
- a CDS encoding NAD(P)H-binding protein, with translation MTISTKKAIVIGATGLVGLALVEQLEQTPEFEEITVVVRKESQLLNTYKKVNQLVVEDFLMLNDEDVNGHTHAFSCLGTTLKNAGSKQAFYAVDYEINAHLADLVQDKHIHLLLVSALGANANSPIFYNKVKGQLEDYIESLQLEKLSIFRPSLLIGKRSDVRFIEDLGQSLFKFIENKLQKPFKYKPVTAEQLAHTMVVAALTQIEAFKRYDNLSIQKTR, from the coding sequence ATGACTATAAGTACGAAAAAAGCAATTGTGATAGGTGCTACAGGACTTGTGGGTTTAGCTCTTGTCGAACAGCTTGAGCAGACACCAGAATTTGAAGAGATTACTGTTGTGGTAAGAAAAGAATCACAACTACTTAATACATATAAAAAAGTTAATCAGCTGGTTGTAGAAGATTTTTTAATGTTGAATGATGAAGATGTGAACGGTCATACCCATGCATTTAGCTGTTTGGGAACTACATTGAAAAATGCAGGCTCAAAACAGGCCTTTTACGCTGTGGATTATGAAATCAATGCTCATTTGGCAGATTTAGTACAAGATAAACATATTCATTTATTGTTAGTGAGTGCACTTGGTGCAAATGCCAATTCACCGATTTTTTATAATAAAGTGAAAGGACAACTAGAAGATTATATTGAAAGTCTACAACTTGAGAAATTGTCTATCTTTAGACCATCTTTACTTATTGGTAAACGCAGTGACGTACGATTCATTGAAGATTTAGGGCAAAGTCTATTTAAATTTATTGAGAATAAATTACAAAAACCATTCAAATATAAACCTGTAACTGCGGAGCAATTGGCTCATACGATGGTCGTAGCGGCGCTAACGCAAATTGAAGCCTTTAAACGATATGATAATCTGAGCATACAGAAAACTCGATAA
- a CDS encoding histidine phosphatase family protein, whose protein sequence is MALDLLPKSMFEAIDLLPDASTPVTLFTRHSLRELVDGQGLAGYDLQLTPQGRELAQAWGNYLIKNTDRVIQHCISSPIQRCVDTAALMIEGADDVSPESNTHTIEIIEQGLLVEPGSFVLDIQQAAPYFKKQGALGFINSFVNNALPGMKHPITGVLDVLELIYRTHPKTQGGLSLAVSHDTIIAAIVAVISGENKIKKEDWPEMMEGLFVWFEGEEFPNCKLKWIWRGKAYELNVAKFNTGL, encoded by the coding sequence ATGGCACTCGATTTATTGCCTAAAAGTATGTTTGAAGCAATTGATTTATTGCCCGATGCTTCAACTCCCGTGACCTTATTTACGCGCCATTCTCTAAGAGAACTTGTGGATGGGCAGGGTTTAGCAGGATATGACCTCCAACTTACTCCTCAAGGGCGTGAGCTTGCGCAGGCATGGGGTAATTATTTAATTAAAAATACAGATCGTGTTATCCAGCATTGTATTTCAAGTCCAATACAACGTTGTGTCGATACGGCTGCGCTCATGATTGAAGGGGCTGATGATGTAAGTCCCGAATCTAATACACATACCATTGAAATTATTGAGCAGGGACTACTGGTTGAACCTGGTAGCTTTGTACTAGATATACAGCAAGCTGCTCCTTATTTTAAAAAACAAGGCGCTTTGGGTTTTATTAATAGTTTTGTTAATAATGCATTACCTGGCATGAAACACCCCATTACTGGTGTTCTAGACGTGCTAGAGCTTATTTACCGTACTCATCCCAAAACTCAAGGTGGACTTAGTTTAGCTGTCAGTCATGACACTATTATTGCTGCAATTGTTGCTGTAATTTCTGGTGAAAATAAAATTAAGAAAGAAGATTGGCCTGAAATGATGGAAGGCTTATTTGTATGGTTTGAGGGCGAAGAGTTTCCAAATTGCAAATTAAAATGGATTTGGAGAGGTAAGGCCTATGAGCTGAATGTAGCCAAATTTAACACAGGGCTATAA
- the rraA gene encoding ribonuclease E activity regulator RraA, translated as MSTVPFVTCDLLDDNPEKDLQVVIPSMDGKFFQSYGARKTFGGRVVTVKCFEDNSRVKELLATDGTDKVLVVDGGASMRCALMGDLIAESAVKNNWNGVVIYGCVRDVDALATLDLGVHALAAIPQKSNRKGIGEVDINLYFGGVTIQSGDFIYADNNGIVIAKEKLV; from the coding sequence GTGTCGACAGTGCCATTTGTAACATGTGATTTATTAGATGATAACCCTGAAAAAGACTTACAGGTTGTAATTCCTTCAATGGATGGAAAGTTCTTTCAAAGCTATGGTGCACGTAAAACTTTTGGGGGGCGAGTTGTAACAGTAAAGTGCTTTGAAGATAACTCACGTGTAAAAGAGTTATTGGCAACAGATGGTACAGATAAAGTATTAGTGGTAGATGGTGGTGCCTCTATGCGCTGTGCACTGATGGGTGATTTGATTGCTGAGTCAGCAGTTAAAAATAACTGGAATGGTGTCGTGATTTACGGTTGTGTACGAGATGTAGATGCGCTTGCAACTTTGGATTTAGGCGTACATGCATTGGCTGCAATTCCGCAAAAAAGTAATCGTAAAGGCATTGGTGAAGTAGATATTAATTTGTATTTTGGTGGTGTCACAATTCAATCAGGTGATTTTATCTATGCTGATAATAATGGAATTGTGATTGCAAAAGAAAAATTAGTCTAA
- a CDS encoding HIT domain-containing protein produces the protein MFSLHPQLAQDTFFVGDFPLSTCRLMNDMQFPWLILIPRVPGITELYELSQADQEQFLRESSWLSSQLARVFRADKMNVAALGNMVPQLHFHHVVRYQNDVAWPKPVWGTPAVPYTNDVLAHMRQTLMLALRGQGDMPFDWRMD, from the coding sequence ATGTTTAGTTTGCATCCACAACTTGCTCAAGATACTTTTTTTGTCGGCGATTTTCCGCTTTCAACATGTCGTTTAATGAATGATATGCAATTCCCGTGGTTGATTTTAATCCCTCGTGTACCGGGAATCACAGAATTATATGAATTGAGCCAAGCTGATCAAGAACAGTTTTTACGTGAATCAAGTTGGTTATCTAGCCAGCTAGCTCGAGTATTCCGTGCTGATAAAATGAATGTTGCAGCTTTAGGTAACATGGTACCTCAGTTGCATTTCCATCATGTTGTACGTTATCAAAATGATGTTGCATGGCCTAAGCCAGTTTGGGGAACACCTGCAGTTCCATATACAAATGATGTACTGGCTCATATGCGTCAAACCCTTATGCTTGCTTTACGTGGTCAAGGTGATATGCCTTTTGATTGGCGCATGGATTAA
- a CDS encoding glutathione S-transferase N-terminal domain-containing protein: MMVIHQIKVLQAVVSAIAEGGRGVTGTAFPQQPVKALKLYEFEGSPFCRRVREVITLLNLDVEIYPCPKGGTKYRSVVKEKGGKLQFPFLIDENTGDELYESQDIIHHLFKHYGKTGKTPQKFSSYPNMPYVAFAGTILNGARGVWINKKIVDRAAPEQKLELWSFEASPYSRVVRGLLCELELPYILHNVAKERWQDQGPAILRLKPGKYVPLKGGKREKILPVMQCKMQVPYLVDPNTGVKMFESAQIVKYLKKQYGR; encoded by the coding sequence ATGATGGTGATTCATCAAATTAAAGTACTTCAAGCGGTTGTATCTGCAATTGCTGAAGGCGGTAGGGGCGTAACAGGCACTGCTTTTCCTCAGCAACCTGTAAAAGCTTTGAAACTATATGAATTTGAAGGTTCACCATTTTGCCGCCGCGTTCGTGAAGTGATTACACTTTTGAATCTGGATGTCGAAATTTATCCATGTCCTAAAGGTGGAACAAAGTATCGTTCAGTTGTAAAAGAAAAAGGCGGGAAATTACAATTTCCTTTTTTAATTGATGAAAATACTGGTGATGAGCTATATGAATCACAAGATATTATTCATCATTTATTTAAACACTACGGTAAGACTGGAAAGACACCTCAGAAATTTTCGAGTTACCCGAACATGCCGTATGTGGCATTTGCAGGGACCATATTAAATGGTGCTCGTGGAGTTTGGATAAATAAAAAAATTGTTGATAGAGCTGCGCCTGAGCAAAAACTTGAGTTATGGAGTTTTGAGGCAAGTCCTTATTCAAGAGTCGTAAGAGGTTTGCTCTGTGAACTTGAGCTTCCATATATTTTGCATAATGTGGCAAAAGAAAGATGGCAAGATCAGGGTCCAGCTATTCTTCGTTTAAAACCGGGTAAATATGTACCTTTAAAAGGTGGAAAAAGAGAAAAAATATTGCCTGTCATGCAATGTAAAATGCAGGTCCCTTATTTGGTAGATCCAAATACTGGAGTGAAGATGTTTGAGTCTGCTCAAATCGTAAAATATTTAAAGAAGCAGTATGGGCGTTAA
- the mfd gene encoding transcription-repair coupling factor yields the protein MFQQEISQLNLQQLKAGEKRWVGSLLGSSAALLFKEIAVQHSSLLVVVARNNQHVAQLESELEFYGIKPTIFPDWEILPYDRLSPHQDIVSERLAILSNMPQKGVLLLSASTLAQRVAPYSWVLGEHFDIHVGQKFDLEQQKLRLVQAGYHLVDTVYDHGEFAVRGSIMDIFASGQEAPIRIDLFDDEIDTLKFFDPETQRTTTALKSFTVLPAKEFPLKEARSIFRDRYSELFPTANPKKNPIYQDVLEGIASPGIEFYLPLFFDKAQMQSQSTLTTYLPKNCIVITTNDVDTDLTNFWKEVFRRYEDRRHNVDQPILPPEELFIAPNHLLSALNQFPRMLVSAELVEEKAGALNLKAEQPPKLAVDPKKEKPFTVVKKYIDEANHPVLLVAESAGRRESLRDGLRASLGDIPSVDSFEQFQTSQFAIAITNAPLDRGLVLTDQLTVISENQLYEHRVVQRRRKRQQEVSEEFLIRSLTELSIDAPVVHIDHGVGRYAGLVTLAIEGQDYEFLQLNYAEGAKVYVPVTNLHLISRYSGGDPDLAPLHKIGSDAWSKAKRKALEQIHDVAAELLHIQARRQSKPGFGFELDQSLYMQFASGFAYEETLDQANAIEATLHDMQQARPMDRLVCGDVGFGKTEVAMRAAFVAVQNGKQVAVLVPTTLLAQQHYESFKDRFADWPVRIEVLSRFGSSKTHTKNIEDLIAGKVDIVVGTHKLLQENVQFKDLGLMVVDEEHRFGVRDKERIKALRADVDMLTLTATPIPRTLNMAFSGMRDLSIIATPPARRLAVKTFVQEHTEASVKEAILRELLRGGQVYFLHNEVDTIERAAENIRVLVPEARVAVAHGQMRERELEQVMQQFYHKEFNVLVCSTIIETGIDVPNANTILIERADKLGLAQLHQLRGRVGRSHHQAYAYLLVPSIKHLKGDAEKRLDAIQRASTLGAGFMLATEDLEIRGAGELLGEQQSGSMQAIGYSLYMEMLEKATKAIQQGKTPNFDAPLSLTAEINLHIPALIPDEYLGDVHQRLLFYKRISNTDTQEKLDNIRMELIDRFGVPPQSVKHLFTVHQIRLKAEQLGITKIDINTQGGNIEFSPDTPVQAISIIQLMQKHPTYYRMEGGQRLKVMVQLEEQEKRIQFINDLLAKLLNELHA from the coding sequence ATGTTTCAACAAGAAATCTCTCAATTGAATTTACAACAGCTCAAGGCCGGTGAAAAGCGTTGGGTGGGGTCGTTATTAGGTTCATCTGCTGCATTATTATTTAAGGAAATTGCTGTTCAGCATTCGTCTTTACTTGTTGTGGTTGCCAGAAATAACCAGCATGTAGCTCAATTAGAAAGTGAACTTGAATTTTATGGCATAAAACCAACAATTTTCCCTGATTGGGAAATCTTACCGTATGATCGTTTGTCACCTCATCAAGATATTGTTTCAGAACGCCTCGCAATTTTATCTAATATGCCTCAGAAGGGTGTGTTGCTCCTTTCAGCAAGCACTTTAGCCCAAAGAGTTGCACCATATTCATGGGTTTTAGGTGAGCATTTTGATATTCATGTAGGTCAAAAATTTGATTTAGAACAGCAAAAATTACGTTTAGTACAAGCTGGTTATCATTTAGTAGATACTGTTTATGATCACGGTGAGTTTGCTGTGCGTGGCAGTATTATGGATATTTTTGCCTCAGGACAAGAAGCACCTATCCGTATTGATTTGTTTGATGATGAAATTGATACATTAAAATTCTTTGATCCAGAAACACAAAGAACGACTACAGCTTTAAAAAGTTTTACAGTTTTACCTGCAAAAGAATTCCCATTAAAAGAAGCCCGCTCAATTTTTAGAGATCGATATTCTGAACTTTTTCCTACTGCTAATCCTAAGAAAAACCCGATTTATCAAGATGTCTTAGAGGGAATTGCTTCTCCAGGAATTGAATTTTACTTACCATTATTTTTTGATAAAGCACAAATGCAATCGCAAAGTACACTTACAACGTACTTACCAAAGAATTGCATTGTAATTACAACTAATGATGTAGACACCGATTTAACTAATTTTTGGAAAGAAGTTTTCCGTCGTTACGAAGACAGACGTCATAATGTAGATCAGCCAATTCTTCCTCCTGAAGAACTATTTATTGCTCCAAACCATTTACTGAGTGCTTTAAACCAGTTCCCGCGTATGCTTGTAAGTGCCGAATTGGTTGAAGAAAAAGCTGGCGCATTAAATCTTAAGGCTGAGCAGCCGCCAAAATTAGCAGTCGATCCGAAAAAGGAAAAACCGTTTACCGTCGTCAAAAAATATATTGATGAAGCAAATCATCCTGTTTTATTGGTTGCAGAAAGTGCAGGCCGACGTGAAAGCTTAAGAGATGGTTTACGTGCTAGTCTGGGAGATATCCCTAGTGTAGACAGTTTTGAACAATTTCAAACGAGTCAGTTTGCGATTGCTATTACAAATGCACCGCTCGACCGTGGCTTAGTTTTAACAGACCAATTAACTGTAATTTCAGAAAATCAGTTATATGAACATCGGGTAGTTCAGCGTCGTCGTAAACGTCAGCAAGAAGTTTCAGAAGAGTTCTTAATTCGCAGTTTGACTGAACTCAGTATTGATGCCCCAGTTGTTCATATTGATCATGGTGTGGGACGTTATGCAGGATTAGTTACTTTAGCAATTGAAGGGCAAGATTATGAATTCTTGCAACTCAATTATGCTGAAGGGGCAAAAGTTTATGTTCCTGTGACTAATTTGCATCTGATCAGTCGCTATAGTGGTGGCGATCCCGATCTAGCGCCACTTCATAAAATTGGAAGTGATGCGTGGAGTAAAGCTAAACGTAAAGCTTTAGAACAAATTCATGATGTTGCAGCCGAACTATTACATATACAAGCACGTCGTCAGTCAAAACCTGGTTTTGGTTTCGAACTCGATCAATCGCTTTATATGCAATTTGCTAGTGGATTTGCCTACGAAGAAACACTCGATCAGGCGAATGCTATTGAAGCGACTCTTCATGATATGCAGCAAGCTAGACCTATGGATCGACTTGTTTGTGGTGATGTCGGTTTTGGTAAAACTGAAGTGGCAATGCGAGCCGCATTTGTTGCTGTGCAAAATGGTAAGCAAGTTGCTGTTTTAGTGCCTACGACTTTACTTGCACAACAACATTATGAATCTTTTAAAGATCGTTTTGCTGATTGGCCTGTGCGTATAGAAGTGCTATCACGCTTTGGCTCAAGTAAAACCCATACAAAAAATATTGAAGATCTAATTGCTGGTAAAGTCGATATTGTGGTGGGAACACATAAACTTTTACAAGAAAATGTGCAATTTAAAGATCTGGGCCTAATGGTAGTCGATGAAGAACATCGATTCGGTGTGCGTGATAAAGAGCGTATCAAAGCTTTACGAGCAGATGTGGACATGTTGACGCTTACCGCAACGCCTATTCCACGAACTTTAAATATGGCTTTTTCTGGAATGCGTGATCTATCTATCATTGCTACACCGCCAGCCCGTCGTTTAGCTGTTAAAACCTTTGTGCAAGAGCATACAGAAGCCTCTGTGAAAGAGGCGATTTTGCGTGAGTTACTACGTGGTGGCCAAGTATATTTCTTACACAATGAAGTCGATACGATTGAACGGGCTGCTGAAAACATCCGTGTTCTTGTACCTGAAGCTCGTGTGGCAGTTGCTCATGGGCAAATGAGAGAAAGAGAGCTCGAACAAGTGATGCAGCAGTTCTATCACAAAGAATTTAACGTATTGGTATGTTCAACCATTATTGAAACCGGAATTGATGTTCCAAATGCCAATACAATTTTGATAGAACGGGCTGACAAACTCGGTTTGGCTCAATTACATCAATTACGTGGACGTGTAGGGCGCTCACATCATCAAGCCTATGCTTATTTGTTAGTTCCTTCTATAAAACACTTAAAAGGCGATGCAGAAAAACGTTTGGATGCAATTCAGAGAGCTTCCACTCTCGGTGCTGGCTTTATGTTAGCTACAGAGGATTTAGAAATTCGTGGTGCTGGTGAACTTTTAGGTGAACAACAAAGCGGTTCAATGCAGGCAATCGGTTATAGCTTGTATATGGAGATGCTGGAAAAAGCCACTAAAGCAATTCAGCAAGGTAAAACACCGAATTTTGATGCACCTTTATCGCTGACTGCGGAAATTAATTTACATATTCCGGCATTGATTCCAGATGAGTATTTAGGAGATGTGCATCAGCGTTTATTGTTCTATAAACGTATTAGTAATACAGATACACAAGAAAAACTCGATAATATCCGTATGGAACTTATTGATCGTTTTGGGGTTCCGCCGCAATCGGTTAAACATTTGTTTACTGTCCATCAGATTCGCTTGAAAGCAGAGCAACTGGGTATCACAAAAATCGATATTAATACTCAAGGTGGTAATATTGAATTCTCACCTGATACACCTGTTCAAGCGATTAGTATCATTCAGCTGATGCAAAAGCATCCGACCTATTATCGTATGGAGGGCGGACAGCGTTTAAAAGTTATGGTTCAGTTAGAAGAACAGGAAAAGCGCATCCAATTTATTAATGATTTATTAGCTAAATTATTAAATGAATTACATGCTTAA
- the fdx gene encoding ISC system 2Fe-2S type ferredoxin: MPRIKVLPHAQFCPEGAEFEVEQNANLCQSLLDRGIKIEHACDMSCACTTCHVVVRKGFDSLEEMDDVEADLLDRAWGLEPDSRLSCQVKIVDEDLEIEIPKYTINHASESH, encoded by the coding sequence ATGCCCCGTATTAAAGTACTTCCTCATGCTCAGTTCTGTCCTGAAGGTGCAGAATTTGAAGTTGAACAAAATGCAAATCTTTGTCAAAGTTTGCTTGATCGAGGAATTAAAATTGAACACGCTTGTGACATGTCGTGTGCATGTACAACTTGTCACGTAGTCGTTCGCAAGGGTTTTGACAGCCTAGAAGAAATGGATGATGTTGAAGCAGATCTTTTAGATCGCGCTTGGGGTCTTGAACCAGATTCTCGTCTCTCTTGCCAAGTGAAGATTGTTGATGAAGATTTAGAAATTGAGATTCCTAAATATACAATCAATCACGCTTCCGAAAGCCATTAA